Proteins encoded by one window of Marixanthomonas sp. SCSIO 43207:
- a CDS encoding sodium:solute symporter produces the protein MNVSIWQWGLIIASSLILFLLSPLAKTPNQFFKATHRQKAPSAFWLMGSLIISWIFAKSITNAANLGLEFGIVGGIAYAGYYLSFAVAGVLIYQLRVQGGFKSIHDFLTNRFGKGAMALFSILIAIRLFNEVWSNTIVIGTYFGDQGSTPYYWAILVFTILTLAYAIKGGLSSSIFTDVIQMGLFAVLLIIILGAIFSSEDFTVNEVVTSGSWSFDLGLNLFFAAIIQSFSYPFHDPVLTDRAFISSPKITRKSFLWASLIGAICIILFSIIGIYAQSQGMKGQAAVEVGKAFGIVILLVINFIMITSAASTLDSTFSSFSKLLAVDLKMGANLTFGRAAMVGIAVLGTIPVFLDAEILSATTISGTMVIGLTPIFIFWKLPAPKVSFYLSVVCGLIFGFLLVFEVFPKQFIFTEGKYAELLWINIWGVLSCIILYISPIWIKKLNL, from the coding sequence ATGAATGTTTCAATCTGGCAATGGGGTTTAATAATAGCTTCTAGTTTAATTCTGTTTTTGTTATCGCCTTTAGCCAAAACACCTAATCAGTTTTTTAAGGCAACGCATCGCCAAAAAGCTCCTTCTGCTTTTTGGCTTATGGGTAGTTTAATTATCTCCTGGATTTTTGCCAAAAGCATTACCAATGCAGCAAACTTGGGATTAGAGTTTGGCATTGTAGGTGGCATTGCCTATGCAGGGTATTATCTATCGTTTGCGGTCGCCGGAGTTTTAATATACCAACTAAGAGTACAAGGAGGCTTTAAAAGTATTCATGATTTTTTGACAAACCGATTTGGAAAAGGAGCTATGGCGCTTTTTTCAATATTGATTGCTATTAGACTTTTTAATGAAGTGTGGAGCAACACCATTGTTATAGGTACTTATTTTGGCGATCAAGGAAGTACCCCATATTACTGGGCAATTTTAGTATTTACAATACTCACTCTTGCATATGCTATTAAAGGAGGATTGAGCAGTTCTATTTTTACAGATGTGATTCAAATGGGGCTTTTTGCTGTATTGCTTATCATTATTTTGGGCGCTATTTTTTCTTCGGAAGATTTTACCGTAAATGAAGTGGTTACATCAGGTAGTTGGAGTTTTGATTTGGGATTAAACTTATTTTTTGCAGCAATCATACAATCGTTTAGCTATCCTTTTCACGATCCAGTTTTAACAGACAGGGCTTTTATAAGTTCTCCAAAAATTACCAGAAAGAGCTTTTTATGGGCCAGTTTAATAGGAGCTATCTGTATAATATTATTTAGTATTATCGGTATCTACGCACAATCACAAGGAATGAAAGGTCAAGCGGCGGTTGAAGTAGGTAAAGCATTTGGGATTGTCATATTATTGGTTATTAACTTTATTATGATTACTTCTGCGGCTTCTACCCTAGATTCAACCTTTTCGTCTTTTTCAAAATTACTTGCGGTAGATTTAAAAATGGGAGCAAACCTCACCTTTGGTAGAGCAGCTATGGTAGGTATTGCAGTTTTAGGAACTATTCCAGTTTTTTTGGATGCTGAAATACTATCGGCAACTACCATATCAGGAACTATGGTTATTGGACTCACTCCTATTTTTATATTTTGGAAACTTCCGGCCCCTAAGGTAAGCTTTTATCTAAGTGTTGTCTGTGGGTTGATTTTTGGTTTTTTATTGGTTTTTGAAGTATTTCCGAAGCAATTCATCTTTACTGAAGGAAAATATGCTGAACTTCTTTGGATAAATATTTGGGGCGTTTTAAGCTGTATCATTTTATATATATCACCTATATGGATAAAAAAATTGAATCTATAA
- a CDS encoding metallophosphoesterase, protein MDKKIESITIQGNILLFGGVYSNLQALEKLKRIAEQNNIPAENCICTGDIVGYCAQPEETVQLFKLWGARSIAGNVEIQLKNGAEDCGCDFKKGSRCDSFSQLWYPFAQSKLSKSSLKFISNLPDHIQFQYANKSVTVVHGDWFNVSEFIFKSTPWHRKQTTFDASKSDIIIAGHCGLPFKQHHAETKNLWINPGVIGMPANDGTPDVWYAILSQKNDTIVVNHFSMSYNHKLTSSLMQNSLLPQEYARTIITGIWDNTEILPPVESGLQGFGIEP, encoded by the coding sequence ATGGATAAAAAAATTGAATCTATAACTATACAAGGAAATATTCTGCTTTTTGGTGGCGTATATAGCAATTTACAAGCTCTTGAAAAGCTAAAACGTATTGCTGAACAAAACAATATACCTGCAGAAAACTGCATCTGTACCGGAGACATTGTTGGGTACTGTGCTCAACCGGAAGAAACCGTACAATTGTTTAAGCTTTGGGGCGCCAGAAGTATTGCCGGTAATGTAGAAATACAACTTAAAAATGGTGCTGAAGATTGTGGTTGCGACTTTAAAAAAGGATCTCGTTGTGATAGCTTTTCTCAACTGTGGTACCCATTTGCACAAAGTAAACTTTCCAAAAGCTCATTAAAATTTATTTCAAATTTGCCAGATCATATACAGTTTCAGTATGCTAATAAAAGTGTAACCGTTGTTCATGGTGATTGGTTTAACGTTTCAGAATTTATTTTTAAATCTACTCCTTGGCATCGCAAACAAACTACTTTTGATGCTAGCAAAAGTGACATTATTATTGCCGGCCATTGTGGATTACCTTTTAAACAACATCACGCCGAAACTAAAAATCTTTGGATAAACCCAGGAGTAATAGGCATGCCTGCAAATGACGGAACCCCCGATGTTTGGTATGCTATTTTAAGCCAGAAAAATGACACCATTGTTGTTAACCATTTTTCTATGAGTTATAATCATAAATTGACAAGCTCATTGATGCAAAATAGTTTGCTTCCGCAAGAATACGCAAGAACGATTATTACCGGTATTTGGGACAACACTGAAATTTTGCCACCTGTAGAAAGTGGTTTACAAGGCTTTGGAATTGAACCCTAA
- a CDS encoding SusC/RagA family TonB-linked outer membrane protein, with amino-acid sequence MKQLYIGLLFIITTTISFSQTLVTGSVIDAKQGTTIPFVNVVSSNGEATTTDENGNFKIEISSTKDILTVSSIGYITKSISVGNQSEIKIVLEEATTSLDEVVVTALGLERKTKELGYSVQSIEAEGISDVKAVNFLDNLTGKLAGVTISQGATGVGSSSKITIRGEASFSNNNPLFVVDGTPINNETVFNFTNEAAAGFQEIDFGNGAMEVNPDDIESVTVLKGPSAAALYGTRASNGVIVIETKDGSKSQGMGISINSSLFIETPFKLPEFQNEYGQGNGGQFEYVDGLGGGINDLISYSWGPRLDVGNLIPQYDSPVILPDGTVVRGGDTSLYSGLPITPTPFVSHPDNLKDFYRTGITTINNASVSNSFSTGNYRLSFTDLRSDGIIPGVNLDRQTVAAKLGFQPTNKTTFNASVSYVNSGSDNRPSNGYGSENVNYALVAWGPRSLNIQNMRNYWQPGLEGVQQYSFNYTYFDNPYFTLLENRNSFNRDRVFGNISVTQDLTEHLSISLRSGMDYSSEKRQFRRAFSSNRFKNGGYAEHDVFFREVNTDFLVNYDHIFGDVSVDVSVGGNRLDQTASTKQSQTVNLAQPGIFNLNNAASPIEVFQFESKKRINSFYGIAKLGYKNYLYLDLTARNDWSSALATPFSVDGTSFFYPSASASFVLSNATKVPDVFSFVKLRASVAQVGNDTAPYQTSGAFVSQTPYLGQPTFSDQNFIPNPNLKPEQTTSYEFGGDIRLFNDRLRFDVTYYNAVTEDQIISLPIGISSGYNQQVINGGKVRTQGAEIIAGITPIKNANFSWNTLFNFSTNKAVVENLPQSYGRLTLAYNRIYDSANQTVWFQVEEGGELGDIYGTGYTKNENGDFIIDENGNYIADNELKKIGNYNPDFMLGWNNDFQYKNWNLNFLFDWRQGGELVSRTRALATVGGQLAETTPRPEEGIVANGVVNVGTQDNPEYVPNTTAISAESYYRQFYDRNHEENNVYDASYLKLRQVSIGYTFKLNNGFLGLEEGGKVSFTLIGRNLFAFSEIPHFDPEQLAVQGNGFVSGVEDMSYATSRSIGFKAGINF; translated from the coding sequence ATGAAGCAATTATACATAGGCTTGTTGTTTATAATTACCACTACAATAAGCTTTTCACAAACTTTGGTTACCGGCTCTGTCATTGATGCTAAGCAAGGCACAACCATACCTTTTGTAAATGTCGTTTCTAGCAATGGCGAAGCAACAACTACAGATGAAAATGGAAATTTCAAAATTGAAATTTCTTCAACAAAAGACATATTAACCGTTTCTTCTATTGGTTACATTACCAAATCTATTTCAGTAGGAAACCAATCAGAAATTAAGATTGTATTAGAAGAAGCCACTACCAGTCTCGATGAAGTAGTTGTCACTGCTCTAGGCCTTGAAAGAAAAACAAAAGAGCTGGGGTATTCTGTACAGTCCATAGAAGCAGAAGGAATAAGCGATGTAAAGGCTGTTAATTTTCTTGATAATTTAACGGGAAAACTAGCCGGGGTTACTATTTCACAGGGTGCCACAGGTGTAGGTTCATCTTCAAAAATCACTATTAGAGGTGAAGCCTCTTTTTCAAACAACAATCCTTTATTTGTTGTCGATGGTACACCTATTAACAATGAAACGGTATTTAATTTTACTAATGAAGCTGCAGCCGGATTTCAAGAAATTGACTTCGGAAACGGTGCTATGGAAGTAAATCCAGATGACATTGAATCTGTCACTGTACTTAAAGGGCCTAGTGCTGCTGCCTTGTATGGAACACGCGCCTCAAACGGAGTTATTGTTATTGAAACCAAAGATGGGAGTAAATCACAAGGAATGGGAATAAGTATTAACAGTTCGCTTTTTATAGAAACTCCATTCAAACTTCCTGAATTTCAAAATGAATATGGTCAAGGTAATGGAGGCCAATTTGAATATGTTGATGGTCTTGGTGGCGGAATTAACGACCTCATTAGTTATTCTTGGGGACCACGGCTAGATGTGGGTAATTTAATTCCTCAGTATGACAGCCCCGTGATTCTTCCCGACGGAACAGTAGTTCGCGGTGGTGACACTTCTTTATATAGTGGTTTACCTATTACTCCTACCCCTTTTGTTTCGCACCCTGACAATTTAAAAGATTTTTATCGCACAGGGATTACTACTATAAATAACGCATCGGTTTCAAATAGTTTTTCAACAGGAAACTATCGTTTATCATTTACCGATTTAAGAAGTGACGGTATTATACCCGGAGTTAATCTAGACAGACAGACCGTTGCTGCAAAACTTGGTTTTCAACCTACCAATAAAACTACTTTTAATGCCTCTGTAAGCTATGTGAATTCTGGTAGTGACAACCGTCCCTCAAATGGATATGGTAGTGAAAACGTAAATTATGCTTTGGTTGCTTGGGGTCCACGCTCATTAAATATTCAAAATATGCGTAATTATTGGCAACCCGGTCTAGAAGGAGTACAACAATACTCGTTTAACTATACGTATTTTGACAACCCTTATTTTACACTTCTTGAAAACAGAAACTCATTTAATCGCGATCGTGTCTTCGGAAATATTTCGGTAACACAAGACCTTACAGAACACCTGAGTATTTCTTTACGGTCTGGAATGGATTATTCTTCTGAAAAAAGGCAATTCAGACGTGCTTTTAGTAGCAATCGTTTCAAAAATGGCGGATATGCAGAACACGATGTCTTTTTTAGAGAAGTAAACACCGATTTTTTAGTTAATTATGACCACATCTTTGGAGATGTTTCGGTAGATGTTTCAGTAGGAGGCAATCGTCTAGACCAAACAGCTTCTACCAAACAATCGCAAACAGTAAACCTCGCTCAGCCGGGTATTTTTAATTTAAACAATGCCGCGTCACCCATTGAAGTATTTCAATTTGAAAGTAAAAAAAGAATCAATTCGTTCTACGGAATTGCCAAATTGGGATATAAAAATTATCTCTACCTAGATTTAACTGCCAGAAATGACTGGTCGAGTGCATTGGCAACACCTTTTTCTGTAGATGGTACTTCTTTCTTTTATCCTTCTGCTTCGGCAAGTTTTGTACTATCAAATGCTACAAAAGTACCCGACGTTTTTTCATTTGTAAAACTAAGAGCCAGTGTAGCACAAGTAGGTAATGATACGGCACCGTATCAAACATCTGGCGCATTTGTTTCGCAAACCCCTTATCTAGGTCAGCCAACATTTAGTGATCAAAATTTTATACCCAATCCAAACTTAAAGCCCGAACAAACTACGTCTTATGAATTTGGCGGAGACATCCGGTTATTTAACGATCGATTGCGTTTTGATGTAACGTATTATAATGCTGTAACCGAAGATCAAATAATTTCATTACCCATAGGTATTTCTTCAGGATACAACCAACAAGTAATCAATGGCGGAAAAGTGCGTACCCAAGGTGCAGAAATCATTGCTGGCATTACCCCTATTAAAAATGCCAACTTTAGCTGGAATACTCTGTTTAATTTCAGTACTAATAAAGCCGTAGTAGAAAATCTTCCGCAAAGTTACGGCCGCTTAACATTGGCATACAATAGAATTTATGACAGCGCCAATCAAACTGTTTGGTTTCAAGTTGAAGAAGGAGGCGAGCTAGGTGACATTTATGGAACCGGTTATACCAAAAATGAAAATGGAGATTTTATCATCGATGAAAACGGAAACTACATAGCAGATAATGAACTAAAGAAAATAGGTAATTATAATCCAGATTTTATGTTGGGGTGGAATAATGATTTTCAGTATAAAAATTGGAACCTCAACTTTTTATTTGATTGGCGACAAGGAGGTGAACTAGTTTCAAGAACACGAGCTCTAGCAACTGTTGGTGGTCAACTAGCTGAAACTACACCACGCCCTGAAGAAGGTATTGTAGCCAATGGTGTTGTGAATGTTGGCACGCAAGACAATCCAGAATATGTACCTAACACAACTGCAATTTCAGCAGAGAGTTATTACCGCCAGTTTTATGATCGTAACCACGAAGAGAACAACGTTTATGATGCCTCTTATTTAAAATTAAGACAGGTTTCTATTGGTTATACATTTAAACTCAATAACGGTTTTTTAGGATTAGAAGAAGGCGGTAAAGTAAGTTTTACACTTATTGGCAGAAATCTATTTGCGTTTTCAGAAATACCCCATTTTGATCCAGAACAATTGGCCGTGCAAGGTAACGGCTTTGTAAGCGGTGTTGAAGATATGAGCTACGCTACTAGCAGAAGCATCGGTTTTAAAGCCGGAATTAATTTTTAA
- a CDS encoding SusD/RagB family nutrient-binding outer membrane lipoprotein, whose translation MKHTVYIFSCIILLFTSGCTKDFEEINTNPNAPNSVQPSLLLRQVIYDYGEQMSYEGFVAGDLLSQHRTALDFNLFDRHALKSPQLGGNPWPIFYTNLRDNQIIIEQSQTVETFSVYEGPALILKAYMTAGLTDLFGDVPYSEAFNGVDGTVTPKYDKQEDIYLAEGGIIDNLNKGIAAIQRYEDVIPLEGDILFNGNLESWITFANSLKIKQLLRISEKRDVSAQLQTIYNQGNYIKTNDQNAIFNFTNTDPNSFRLAQLRIGDFNNFVLSETMEEVLKTLEDNRIGQFFRPFENSETNEYNGLINGIDASNTSIELANFSLAGTAFREDTSTLDANFLTAWETYFNLAEAAQKGLIAADAQSLYETGIQLAFDYWQTEIPSNYLTGPAAYNASGSTPLQQIITQKWIANIINGYEGWIEWRRTGFPEFKPVAASLNNGVIPVRMPYPAEEEALNAENYEQAAEATNGNSINVPVWWDE comes from the coding sequence ATGAAACATACAGTCTATATATTCAGTTGCATCATATTGCTTTTTACAAGCGGATGCACCAAAGATTTTGAAGAAATCAATACAAACCCAAATGCTCCAAACTCAGTACAACCCTCCTTATTGTTGCGACAAGTTATCTATGACTATGGTGAACAAATGAGTTATGAAGGTTTTGTAGCGGGCGATTTATTGTCACAGCACCGTACAGCACTCGATTTTAATTTATTCGATCGTCACGCTTTAAAATCACCACAACTAGGTGGAAATCCTTGGCCTATTTTTTATACCAACTTACGTGACAATCAAATTATCATTGAGCAATCACAAACCGTAGAAACCTTTTCGGTGTATGAAGGACCCGCTTTAATTTTAAAAGCTTACATGACAGCAGGACTTACTGATTTGTTTGGTGACGTTCCCTATTCTGAAGCGTTTAATGGGGTTGACGGTACTGTAACACCAAAGTATGATAAACAAGAAGATATTTATTTAGCCGAAGGAGGAATTATCGATAACCTCAACAAAGGAATAGCAGCCATTCAACGCTATGAAGATGTTATTCCGCTAGAAGGTGATATTCTTTTCAACGGAAATTTAGAAAGTTGGATCACTTTTGCCAATTCATTAAAAATTAAACAACTACTTCGTATTTCAGAAAAAAGAGATGTTTCGGCTCAATTGCAGACCATTTATAACCAAGGAAATTATATTAAAACGAATGATCAAAATGCAATTTTCAATTTTACCAATACAGATCCTAATAGCTTTCGGTTAGCACAATTAAGGATTGGCGATTTCAATAATTTTGTTCTTTCAGAAACCATGGAAGAAGTTTTAAAAACCCTGGAAGACAATCGCATAGGACAGTTTTTTCGTCCGTTTGAAAATTCAGAAACTAATGAGTACAATGGATTGATTAACGGAATTGATGCTTCAAACACTTCTATTGAATTGGCAAACTTTTCCTTGGCAGGAACTGCTTTTAGAGAAGACACCTCAACACTAGACGCCAATTTTTTAACAGCTTGGGAAACCTATTTTAATCTAGCCGAGGCTGCACAAAAAGGTCTTATTGCTGCAGATGCGCAGAGTTTGTATGAAACCGGAATACAGTTGGCGTTTGATTATTGGCAAACCGAAATACCTTCAAATTACTTGACAGGCCCCGCAGCTTACAATGCTTCGGGATCGACACCGCTTCAGCAAATTATTACACAAAAATGGATTGCAAATATTATTAATGGTTATGAAGGATGGATAGAATGGCGCCGAACCGGTTTTCCTGAATTTAAACCTGTAGCAGCAAGTTTAAACAATGGTGTAATTCCTGTAAGAATGCCCTATCCTGCTGAAGAAGAAGCTTTAAATGCAGAAAATTATGAGCAAGCCGCTGAGGCAACGAATGGAAATAGTATTAATGTTCCCGTTTGGTGGGATGAATAA
- a CDS encoding DUF2064 domain-containing protein yields MTQSKTAILIFAQSAQQEQVAKPFSESGTLFGQLNKQTLSKVKKTKLPFFHFSEKEQVGNTFGERYVNAIQAVFNKGFKNIITIGNDTPHLQTRHIVETNKKLQNNPVVLGPSKDGGYYLMGLQKTHFDASLFLKFPWQTRALNQSFAIAFENKNTKVTWLEVLTDIDSVSDIRHILDSFKVLSISLKKLLYKLVQSEKILAQFASIFFQRLSTQTPFNKGSPFLAS; encoded by the coding sequence ATGACCCAATCAAAAACTGCCATATTAATATTTGCCCAATCTGCTCAACAGGAACAAGTTGCAAAACCTTTTTCTGAGTCAGGCACCTTATTTGGCCAGCTCAATAAACAAACACTCAGTAAGGTTAAAAAAACCAAACTCCCATTTTTTCATTTTTCTGAAAAGGAACAAGTAGGAAATACTTTTGGAGAGCGATATGTTAATGCTATACAAGCAGTTTTTAACAAGGGATTTAAAAACATCATCACCATTGGTAACGATACGCCGCACTTGCAAACAAGGCACATTGTTGAAACCAATAAAAAACTACAAAACAATCCGGTAGTTTTAGGACCTTCAAAAGACGGAGGTTACTATTTAATGGGATTACAAAAAACGCATTTTGACGCATCTCTGTTTTTAAAATTTCCTTGGCAAACAAGAGCTTTAAACCAAAGTTTTGCTATTGCGTTTGAAAACAAAAACACAAAAGTTACTTGGCTTGAAGTACTTACAGATATTGATTCTGTTTCAGATATTAGACACATTTTAGACAGTTTTAAAGTTCTCTCAATCAGCCTTAAAAAACTACTTTACAAACTAGTTCAATCTGAAAAAATTTTAGCACAATTTGCTTCTATTTTTTTTCAGAGATTATCTACACAAACACCTTTTAATAAAGGTTCTCCCTTTCTAGCTTCATAA
- a CDS encoding arsenosugar biosynthesis-associated peroxidase-like protein: protein MADYYDPKDLRKFGKITEWSEELGEKFFDYYGKVFEEGKLTAREKSLIALAVAHTEQCPYCIDAYTKDALQRGVTKEEMMEAIHAGAAIKSGATLVHGVMMMNKVNKLDG from the coding sequence ATGGCAGATTACTATGATCCAAAAGATCTTCGCAAATTTGGAAAAATAACAGAATGGAGTGAAGAACTTGGTGAAAAATTTTTTGATTACTACGGAAAAGTCTTTGAAGAAGGCAAACTTACAGCTAGAGAAAAATCACTTATAGCATTGGCAGTAGCACATACAGAACAATGTCCCTATTGCATTGACGCATACACTAAAGACGCTTTACAACGCGGGGTAACCAAAGAAGAAATGATGGAAGCCATTCACGCAGGAGCTGCCATTAAAAGTGGAGCAACACTTGTACACGGTGTGATGATGATGAATAAAGTAAACAAACTTGACGGATAA
- a CDS encoding DUF488 domain-containing protein, producing MKIQIKRVYLDAANRDGHRILVDRLWPRGISKEKARLDDWNKDIAPSSKLRTWFDHKKERFPEFKEKYKSELSQHKDALKEIADIAKRKQVTLLYGAKNEEYNQAIVLKEYLENTF from the coding sequence GTGAAAATTCAAATTAAACGAGTATATCTAGATGCAGCAAATCGTGATGGGCATCGTATTTTGGTAGACCGCCTCTGGCCTAGAGGCATCAGCAAAGAAAAAGCTAGGCTTGATGACTGGAATAAAGATATAGCACCCTCTTCAAAGTTGAGAACGTGGTTTGATCATAAAAAAGAACGCTTCCCCGAGTTTAAAGAAAAATATAAAAGCGAGCTTTCACAACACAAAGATGCACTCAAAGAGATTGCCGATATTGCAAAACGCAAACAGGTTACGTTACTATACGGCGCAAAAAATGAGGAGTACAATCAAGCAATTGTATTAAAAGAGTATCTAGAGAATACCTTTTAG
- the arsS gene encoding arsenosugar biosynthesis radical SAM (seleno)protein ArsS (Some members of this family are selenoproteins.) — protein sequence MTKLKTQSLHKRNSELAQANKQLEKLSNGIFANGELPTFAKKIEESGQFPMKPKKLEILQINVGYMCNQTCDHCHVDAGPDRKEIMTWETMEQCLEVIKNTGAHTLDLTGGAPEMNPNFRRFVEEASKAGIEDFIVRSNLTIIRANKKYYDLPQFFKKHNVHVISSMPHWTRGKTDKQRGEGVFDMSIKALQELNAVGYGMPDSDLRLDLVYNPSGAFLPTDQANMEKDFKKALLEDFGIYFHNLFAITNLPIARFLDFLIASENYEDYMYQLVDAYNPAAVKNVMCTNTISISWDGWLYDCDFNQMLDLKVDSKVKHISEYNEDVLNDRNIIISQHCYGCTAGAGSSCQGSVAD from the coding sequence ATGACAAAACTTAAAACACAATCCCTTCATAAACGAAACAGCGAACTAGCTCAAGCCAATAAACAGTTAGAAAAATTATCTAACGGTATTTTTGCAAATGGCGAATTACCCACTTTTGCAAAAAAAATTGAAGAATCAGGGCAATTTCCCATGAAACCCAAAAAGCTAGAAATACTTCAAATTAATGTTGGGTACATGTGTAATCAAACGTGTGATCATTGCCACGTAGATGCCGGTCCAGACCGTAAAGAAATCATGACTTGGGAGACTATGGAGCAGTGCCTTGAAGTTATAAAAAACACCGGCGCTCATACACTAGACCTTACAGGTGGCGCCCCAGAAATGAACCCCAATTTTAGACGTTTTGTTGAAGAAGCTAGTAAAGCAGGAATTGAAGATTTTATAGTTCGAAGTAATCTCACTATCATCCGTGCCAATAAAAAATATTATGACTTACCTCAATTTTTCAAAAAACATAATGTACACGTCATAAGCTCTATGCCACACTGGACGCGTGGTAAAACAGATAAACAAAGAGGGGAAGGCGTTTTTGACATGTCAATTAAAGCATTACAAGAATTAAATGCCGTAGGTTATGGTATGCCCGATAGTGATCTGCGTTTAGATTTAGTTTACAATCCTAGTGGTGCCTTTTTACCAACAGATCAAGCAAATATGGAAAAAGATTTCAAAAAAGCTTTATTAGAAGATTTTGGCATCTATTTTCACAACTTGTTTGCGATTACCAATTTGCCTATTGCTCGGTTTTTAGACTTTTTAATTGCTTCAGAAAATTATGAAGACTACATGTATCAACTAGTTGACGCCTATAATCCTGCAGCTGTTAAAAATGTAATGTGTACCAATACCATATCAATTAGCTGGGATGGCTGGTTGTATGATTGCGATTTTAACCAAATGCTCGATTTAAAAGTGGATAGCAAGGTTAAGCATATTTCAGAATACAATGAAGACGTCTTAAACGACCGAAATATCATCATTTCTCAACATTGCTACGGTTGCACAGCCGGCGCAGGAAGTAGTTGTCAAGGCTCTGTAGCAGATTAA
- a CDS encoding DUF481 domain-containing protein encodes MAARFFVIILVFTLFVSESTFSQILNAESLRKVTDTSGFSGSASLDFQLKRNKNDFFTISSNIHVQYKMNNHLVLLKNDVDFQKIEGEKFSNSLISHLRYNYKITPTLAWEAFLQGQYNKVNLINFRGLAGSGPRFKLTQSENYKFYLGTLLMYEYEEVLDNVTPIQRDVRGSFYISFSLYPTEHISIVSTTYYQPKIEQIKDYRISSQSSLVVGLFKNFALKTSYTFTYDAFPAVGIPNSQYDFTTGIAYTFD; translated from the coding sequence ATGGCTGCGCGTTTTTTTGTTATCATTTTGGTGTTTACGCTCTTTGTTTCTGAAAGTACTTTTTCACAAATTTTAAATGCAGAATCACTTCGAAAGGTTACAGATACTTCTGGGTTTTCAGGTTCGGCAAGTTTAGATTTTCAATTAAAAAGAAATAAAAATGATTTCTTTACTATATCCAGTAATATTCACGTTCAATACAAAATGAACAATCATCTGGTTTTACTCAAAAACGATGTAGATTTTCAGAAAATTGAAGGTGAAAAATTCAGTAATAGTTTAATATCACACCTTCGCTATAATTACAAAATCACTCCTACTCTAGCCTGGGAAGCATTTTTGCAAGGACAGTACAACAAGGTTAATCTTATAAATTTCAGGGGTTTGGCTGGTAGCGGCCCACGCTTTAAATTAACTCAATCTGAAAATTATAAATTTTATCTAGGAACATTACTCATGTATGAATATGAAGAGGTTCTGGATAACGTTACTCCTATACAAAGAGATGTAAGAGGCAGTTTTTATATATCATTTAGTCTATATCCTACTGAGCATATTTCAATTGTTAGCACAACATATTATCAACCAAAAATTGAACAAATAAAAGATTATCGTATCTCTAGTCAATCGTCCCTTGTTGTTGGTCTTTTTAAAAATTTTGCTTTAAAAACAAGTTATACTTTTACTTACGATGCATTTCCGGCCGTTGGAATACCCAATTCTCAATATGATTTTACCACCGGAATCGCCTACACATTTGACTAA